The nucleotide window CGACACACCTCAGAAGCGCGGAGCACGGAACACAGCGTGCGGAACGAAGACGCTTGCACGGGCAACCAGACAAGCTCCGCGTTTCGGACTCCGCACCCCGCCGCTAACGAATTTGACAATAGTCAACGATCCGAGCCACCTCGGTTCGCAGGTCTTTTCGGTGAACGATCCGGTCCACGAACCCGTGCTTGAGCAGGAACTCGCTGGTCTGAAAGTTCTCCGGCAGTTCCACTCGCACCGTGTTCGAGATCACCCGGCGGCCGGCAAAGCCGATCATCGCCTTGGGCTCGGCCAAAGTGATATCGCCCTGCAGCGCCCAGCTCGCCGCCACGCCACCCATTGTGGGGTTTGTCAGGATGCAGATGTACAAACCGCCCGCCTGGTCGTATCGACCCAGAGCGGCCGAAATCTTCGCCATCTGCATCAGCGACAGGATGCCCTCTTGCATCCGCGCGCCGCCGCCCGACCCGCTCACAAAAATAAGCGGCAGTTTCAGCTCGGTTGCGCGTTCGGCGGCGCGGGTGAGTTTTTCGCCCACCACGCTACCCATGCTCCCCGCCATGAACGCGAAGTCGGTGATGCCCAGAACGACGCCGCGACCGCGGATGAACCCCTTACCGGTCACCGCGCCGTCGAGCATCCCGGTCTTTTTCTGCTCTTCCGCGAGCCGCTGTGCGTACGGGATGCGGTCAACGAAGTTGAGGGGGTCACAGGGCTTGATGTCCGCGTCCCACTCCTCGAAGGTGCCCTCGTCGAGCAACTGCGCGATGCGGTCGCGGGCGGGCATGGTGAAGTGGTGGTCGCAGTCCGGGCACACGTGGTGCCGGGCGACCACCTCCTTCTTGTAGACCGTGGTCTTGCAGTTCGTGCACTTGATCCAGAGGCCTTCCGGCACGCCCCGCTTCGCCCGCTCGGTCGACATGCTCTCCCCCGAATTCGGAACGCGGAGTTCGGGATGCGGAACAGAAGACATCATTGCTCCCCGCGAGCCGTTTTGACAATCCGAATTCCGAGCCCCCGCACGCCACCTTACGCGCGGTCGTCGATTTGGGCCAGGCTCTGGAACTTCTTCCCCTCGACGTAAGCGAGGAACGCGCCGCCGCCGGTCGAGACGTGGGTCATCTTGTCCGCGTAGCCGAACTGCTCTGCGGCCTCGGCCGTCTCGCCCCCGCCCACAACCGTGACACCGGACGAGGCCGACATCGCTTCGGCGATGTACTGCGTGCCCCGCGCGAACGCCGCCTGCTCGAACCAGCCGAGCGGCCCGTTCCAGATCACGGTCGCGGCGTCTTTGACGGCAGCCTTGTACGCCTCGATCGTCTTCGGGCCGATGTCCACGCCCTCGAAGCCCGCCGGAATCGGCCCCTCGCAGACCTGCGTCTGGAGCAGGTCGTCGCTCTTGGCCACGACGTAATCGACCGGGAGCACGATCTTCGTCCCGACGTGCTTCAGCAGCGGACCGGCCGCCGCCACTTCCTCGTCTCCGACGCGGGTGGCGCCCACGTCCACGCCCCGCGCTTTGAGGAAGGTGTACGTCATCTTCCCGCCGATCAGGAGCTGATCGACCTTCGTGAGCAGCACGTTGATGAACGCGATCTTGTCCGACACCTTCGCGCCGCCCATGATCCCCAGGACCGGCGCCTTGGGCGCGCTCATCAGGCCCTCAATGATCTCCAGCTCCTTCGCGACCAGGAGGCCGACCGCGCGGGGCTTACCGGCGGCCTTGAGGGCGGCCGGAACCGCGACCATGCTGGCGTCTTTGTCGTTGTGGCAGGTGCCGAAGGCGTCGTTGACGTAAGCGTCCGCGAGCGAAGCGATCGCCGCCGCGAACTCCGCGTCGTTCTTCTGCTCGCGCGGGTCGAACCGCAGGTTTTCGAGCAGGACCACGTCGCCCGGCTTCATTGCGGCAACGGCAGCGGTCACGCCGGCCCCGACCACCTCGCTGGCAGCCTTCTTGACCGGCGTACCGAGCAGTTCGGAGAACTTGGCGGCCACCTTGTCCATCGTGAGGTTGGCGCGCTCCTCCGGGGTGGCCTTCTCCGGCCGCCCGAGGTGGCTCATGGCGATCACGCTCGCGCCCGCGTCGAGCAGGTGCTTGATCGTGGGCAGCGCGGCGCGGATGCGGCGGTCGTTCTTCACGGCGCCGGTCTTCTTGTCGAGCGGGACGTTGAAGTCCACGCGGACGAGCACCTTCTTACCCTTCAGGTCGCCGAGGTCGTCGAGGGTCTTCTTGGCCACGGATCAGAACCTCAGAAAAAGAAGAGGGCCGCGGACGACCACAGAAAACACAGATCAAAACAGGCTGACGCAGCTTCCGTCCGAATCCGTGTCTTCTGCGGCGACCCGTGGCCGGTTGCCGACACCTTGGGCTCAGCCCTTGGCCGCCATGAACTTCATGAGGTCCACGCAGCGGTTGCTGTAGCCCCACTCGTTGTCGTACCACGACACGAGCTTGAAGAAGTTGCTGTTCAGCCCGATACCGGCCTTCGCGTCGAAGACGCTGGACGCCGGGTCGTGGATGAAGTCGGTCGAAACGACCTCGTCCTCGGTGCTGACGAGCACGCCCTTCAGGTAGGTCTCGCTGGCCCGCTTCATCGCGGCGCAGATCTCTTCGTAGCTGGTGGCCTTGGTGGTCTTCACCGTCAGGTCCACCACCGACACCGTCGGGGTCGGAACGCGGAACGACATGCCGGTGAGCTTGCCCTTCACCTCGGGGCACACCAGCGCGACCGCCTTCGCGGCGCCGGTGCTGCTCGGGATGATGTTGATGGCCGCGGCGCGGCCCCCGCGCCAGTCCTTCTTGCCGCCCTGGCCGTCCACCGTCTTCTGAGTGGCGGTGTAGGCGTGGATCGTGGTCATCAGCCCTTCTTCGATCCCGAACCCTTCCTTGAGCAGCACGTGGACCAGCGGCGCGAGGCAGTTGGTGGTGCAGCTCGCGTTCGAGACGATGTTGTGCTTCGCCGGGTCGTACTTGTCGTTGTTCACGCCCATCACGACCGTGATGTCTTCGTCGGTCGCCGGGGCCGATATGACGACCTTCTTGGCGCCGGCCTCGAGGTGCCCGCGGGCGTCCGACGCCTTGGTCCAGAGCCCGGTGCTCTCGAGCACGTACTCCACCCCGAACTCCTTCCACGGGAGCTCGTTCGGCTTCGCCTTGAGGGCCAGCGCGCGGACCTCGTGGCCGTTGATGACCAGCGTGTCGTGCTCGCCCGAGCCCTTGGAGGACTTGGTGCTGACATCGGCCTTGAACTTGCCCTGGGTCGAGTCGTACTTGAGCAGGTACGCCAGGTTGTCCGCCGGCAGCATCGGGTCGTTGACGGCGACCACCTCAATGTCCTTGCCCAGCGCGCCCTGCTCGACCGCGGCGCGGAACACCTGCCGACCGATCCGCCCGAACCCGTTGATGCCGACCTTCACAGCCATCTCTGTTGTCTCCGGTGAGAGAGAGGTCCCGGCCGAGTGGCGGCATGGCGAGCCGCGGTGCCGGATAACACGTTCATTGGCTAGGTTATGATTCACCGCGAGCGAATCCAGTGCCGCCGGCGCGCCCGCTCGCTAACCTGAACTCAGGAGTTTCAAGTCCGAACGCCCGCACCGGAAGCGACACGGCGGGCCGCCCGTGCCCGGGCCGTTGCGGCTCTGGCCCCACGACTTGAGACGGCTGGAACTGCATCGAGCCCCTTCCTTTTTAGGCGGAAAAGCAATGTCCAAGGTGGTTCGCGTGGCCGTGACCGGCGCGGCCGGGCGCGTTTCGAGCAGCCTCATCGTGCGCCTCGCGTCGGGCGAAGTGTTCGGCCCAGAAACGAAGGTGGTCCTCCAGTTGCTCGAGGTGCCGGCGTCGGTGAACCCGGCGGCGCTGAAGAACCTCGAAGGCGCGATGTACGAGCTCCAGGACTGCGGGTTCTCCACCCTCAAAGACGTCGTCATCACCGACGACCCGAACGTCGCGTTCAACGGGTGCAACTACGCCCTGCTCGTGGGCGCCGCCCCGCGCGGCCCCGGCGAGCAGCGCAGCGACCTGATCCGCAAGAACGGCGCGATCTTCGTGGGCCAGGGGCAGGCGATCGCGAAGAACGCGGCGTCCGACGTGCGGATCCTGGTCGTCGGCAACCCGTGCAACACGAACTGCCTCATCGCCTACAGCAACGGCCGGGACGTGCCCGCCGACCGCTGGCACGCGATGACCCGGCTCGACCACAACCGCGCGGTCTCGGCGCTCGCGATCAAGGCGGGCGTGACCAACGACGCCGTCACCTGCGTCACCATCTGGGGCAACCACTCGAACACGCAGTACCCGGACTTCACGAACGCCAAGATCGGCGGCCGGCCCGCGACCGAGGTCATCACCGACCGCGCGTGGCTCGAAAACACGTTCGTCCCGAACACCCAGGAGCGCGGGAAGTTCATCATCGACACCACGAAAGTGTCGTCGTCGTTCTCGGCCGCGAACGGGGCCATCGACCACGTCAAGAGCCTCGTGACCGGCACCCCGGCCGGCGACTGGACCAGCGCCGCCATCGTCTCGAAGGGCGAGTACGGCGTTCCGGCGGGCCTGGTGTTCGGATACCCCTGCACCACGAGCGGCGACGGTAACTGGAACGTGGTCGAGGGTTTGAAGCTCGACGCGTTCGGCGAAGCGAAGTTCAAGAAGACGCTCGACGAACTGCTGAAGGAGCAAGAGGTCGTGAAGGACCTGCTCCCGAGCTAATGCGACCAGCCGGCCCCTTCGATAAGGCCGAAGGGGCCGTTCATCCATCGGCGCGAATCGGAACGAGGGAACGCTCTCCTCTTCGCCGTTGTGCCGACGTGCCGAACGGTTGTCGGTCCGAGATGGTTCCACTGCACTTCCCCTCCGCAGCACTTCCGGAAGTCCTTGGCCCCACAACTCCCATTCATTTACCGCCCAGAACCCGGAACCACGCCCCGATCAAATTCGTCGCAAACGATTACCCAGCGAGCTGTTACTGCGACATACACGATACCGACGTGGGCTAATGTCTCTTGACCGACCCCTCGTTTTAAAGGCTTTTGTTGGGTGATTCAGTGGTAGCGATCACCCAGCGATTCGGTAGCGAATTACCAGTCCGGCGGCGGCGAATGTCCAGTCCGTGCCCCGTCGAATGTAACCCTCGCCCCCCTGCCCTGCCCTCTCGACATTCCGGTCCGAACGGGAAAGCAACTGATACATGAACCCACCCGCGATGTCACTTTTGTTGACGAGCCGCGACCGCGAGGGAGCGGGGCCACGTATCCCGCTCCCTCGCGGTCGCGGCTCGTTAATAAAGCGTTCGTATTACCAAATACACACACAAATTTCACCGGTTTATTAGGAGCGACCTACAAGCGACGGCTACGACACGCACAACTCGTTCGTAGTCCGGATTCGCGCGGGTCGTCCGAACGTCACGGACCGCCCCCCTATCAAACTGATGGCACCGAAGGGAAAGCCATCGTGCGCACCAACCACGCCTCACGACGCAGGTGATTAGATGGGGCATTCGGCGTGCTGGCTGAACCCCACCATCCGCTCCAGTCGGCAGCGTCGGCACGGAAGCTACGCTGTGAAACACGGAGCAACACCATGTTCCTGCGATATCTCCTCACACACGTTTAAGGTCACTCCGACGCCCCGGTATCCACGATTGAAGCACGCATTAGGTCAGTTATCCACGCGGGACGACTTTAATCAGCCTCTCATAAATGTGGGGCATGCTGCTTGAAAACAAAACGACCGGTCGGTATCTTTCAGCCATGTCTGAAGCTCACCGGCGCAAGAAGGAGCCCGAGCACGTCCGCCGGGCCATCATCGAAAGTGCCGCCCGTTTGGCGGTCAACGATGGGTTTGCGTCCTTGAGTATGCAGGCGGTGGCATCGGCGGCCGGGGTAACCAAGGGAGGACTGCTCCACCACTTCCCGTGCAAGCAGGCCATGGTCGAGGCGGTATTCAAAGAAATGATGGCCGCCCTGGATCGGACGATCGATGAGGAGATGGCCCGCGACACTAACCCACGCGGGTCCTTCACACGCGCCTACGTGAGCGCGTTGAGGAAGATCGAAGTCGGCCTCCTCGACGAGCGGGGAATCCCGATCTCGCTCTCCATGTTGATCGACCCGGCGCTGACCCGGCGCTGGTGCGACTGGATCGGAGACCGGCTCAACAGGCACGCCGAGACGGACGGCGGTGTGGATCTTGAGATCGTTCGTTTGGCCGCCGACGGGCTCTGGCTGGCCACGATGTGCAAGTCGCCCACGAGTAACAACGCCGAGGCCGTCATTAATCGTCTGATCGCATGCACCCGATGACCGGCACGTTTGACCCGGTGCGATCAACAATCAGGTCGGTACACGCGCAACCCATTTAGTCCTCTCGAAGGACCCGGGTCGGCGCGCCCGCTCCCGAACAGAACCACCCACGACACGAACAGTATGGTTAACGCGTTGCGACTTTACCTCGGCTCGAACGGGTTCATCGTTCTGGCGGCGTGTCTCGCGGCCCTGGGGTGCCGGGGCGCCCCGCCGGCCCCGCCCGAGCCCCCGCCGCCGGTCGCGTCGGTCACCCAGCCGATCGACTTCCCGGTCCAATCGTACTACGAGTACAACGGCTATCTGGACTCGGTCGAGTCGGTCCAGGTCCGCGCGCGGGTGAAGGGGGTGCTGGAAGAGTTCCGGTTCACCGAAGGGGACGAGGTGAAGAAGGGGGACCTGCTGTACCGCATCGACCCCCGCGAGTACGAGGCCGCGGAGCTGAAGGCGAAGTCCGATATCAGCAAGGCGGAGGCCGACGCAGCCAACGCCAAAGCCCAGATCCGGCTCACCAAGGCCGAAGTGGACCGGCAGCAGAAGACCTACAACTCGGGCGCCGGCGCGGTGTTCGACCTGGACAAGGCCCAGGCGAACCTCGCCGCCGCGCAGGCCCAGTTGGACGTTGCGGCGGCCAACCGCGAGGCGGGCGAGTCGGCGCTCCGGACGGCCCGGCTGGACCTCGAGTACACGCAGATCAAGGCCCCGATCGACGGCCGCATCAGCCGCACGCTGGTGACCCCCGGCAACCTCGTCGGTCAGAACGAAACGACCCTGCTCACGACGATCGTCCGCATGGACGAGTTGTACGTCTACTACGACGCCGCCGAGCGCGACCTGATCGAGTACCAGCGCACCCCGTCCGGGGCCGCACCGGGCGCGAAGGGGCCGGCGACGCTCCCGGTCGAGTTCGGGGTCGCGACCGAAAAGGGGTTCCCGCACCGGGGCGTCATCGACTTCCGGGAGAACCGGGTCGAAACGTCCACGGGCACCGTGCGCATCCGCGGGCGCGTGGCCAACCCGATCGTGGAACCGGGCCGCCACCGGTTGCTCTACCCGGGTCTGTTCGCCCGAATCCGCGTCCCGTCGGGTCCGCTCCGCACGCTCCCTGTGATTCCCGAAGACGCCCTGATGACCGGCCAGGAGGGCCAGTTCGTTTACGTCCTGGGTGAGGGCAATGTCGTTCAGAAGCGATCAGTGACGGTCGTCCCGCAACACGTCTGGAAGGCCGAGTCGCAGCAAGGGCCGACGTGGACGCTGGCGGCCCCCGTACCGCCACCCGGCGGCGCTCCGAGCGCGGGCGCGGCTCCGGGCGCAGGTGGACCGCCGCCGGGTGCGGGCGGCCCGCCGCCGGGACCGGTGCCCGTGCGGTCCGTTGTCGCGGTGGCGAAGGGACTCACCCGGGCCGATCGGGTGCTCGTGACCGGGCTGACCAAGTCGCGGCCGGGCGCCCCCGTCACGCCCGAGCACCGCGAACTCCAGCAGCCGGCGCCCGAGGCCAAGTAACAGTTGGTGGCACAGGGCTCCCGCCCTGTGCTACGGCCGCCGGCCCCTCCGGGGCGGGAAGCAAGTTAATGGGCAAAAGGTTGCGTCTCTTTTACCTTTTGACTTTTCTCTTTTGCATTGGTTTGGCACCCCGGAGGGGTCGCCGGACGTAGCACAGGGCGGAAGCCCTGTGCGGGAGTTCGGTACAGGACCGCCGAAGATCGATCGGACCGCCCCGCCCTTCAGAGAACGACATGATTTCGCAGTTTTTCGTCGATCGGCCGATCTTCGCGAACGTGATCGCCGTCATCACCGTACTGTTCGGGGTGGTGGCCCTTTCCCGGCTGCCGGTGGAAGAGTACCCGTCGATCACCCCGCCCACGGTGCAGGTGACAGCCGCGTACCCCGGGGCCAACGCACGGGTGGTAGCCGACACGGTCGCCGCGCCGATCGAGCAGCAGGTGAACGGCGTGGAGAACATGCTCTACATGTCCTCCACGTCGTCCTCGGACGGGGCCTACGCGCTCACCATCACGTTCAAAATCGGGACCAACCTGGACGACGCCCAGGTGCAGGTCCAGAACCGCCTCGCCGCCGCCGAACCGGTGCTCCCGGAGGACGTGCGGCGGCAGGGGGTCAAGGCCGAGAAGCAGTCGTCGAGCATCATCCTCGTCGTCTCGCTGACCGACCCCACCGGGGCGCACGACAGCCTCTTCCTGTCGAACTACGCGACCCTCCGGCTGCGGGACGAGTTGAGCCGGGTCGAAGGGGTCGGGACGGTGACGGTGGTCGGGGCCGGCTCGTACTCGATGCGGGTGTGGCTCGACCCGGACAAGCTCGCCGCCCGGCAGCTCACCACCCAGGACGTGTCCGCGGCCCTCGCCCGGCAGAACGTGCAGGTGGCCGCCGGGCAGATCGGGCAGTCGCCCGCCGAACCCGGGCAGCGGTTCCAGATGACCGTCACCACCCTGGGCCGGCTGTCGGACCCGCGGCAGTTCGAGGAGATCATCCTCAAGAGCGGCGAGGCCGGTCAGCTCGTGTACCTGCGGGACGTGGCCCGGGTCGAGCTGGGCGCCCAGAACTACGACATGTTCGCCGTGCAGGCCGGGCGCGAGTCGGCGTTCCTGATCGTGTACCAGCTCCCCGGCTCCAACGCGATCGAGGTGGCCAAAGGCGTGCGGGCGGCGATGGAGAAGGTGAAGCCGAGCCTGCCCGAGGGCGTCGAGTACGCGATCCCGTTCGACACCACCAAGTTCGTCGACGCGGCCATCTCGTCGGTGTACCACACGCTCATCGAGGCCGGCGTGCTGGTGCTGATCGTCATCATGGTGTTCCTCCAGAACTGGCGCGCCCTGCTGGTGCCGGCGACGACGGTGCCAGTCACCATCATCGGCGCGTTCGCGTTCATGGCGCTGCTCGGGTTCTCGATCAACCTGCTCACGCTGTTCGGGCTGGTGCTGGCGATCGGGATCGTGGTGGACGACGCCATCGTGATCGTGGAGAACGCCAGCCACCACATCGAGAAGGGGCTCGCGCCGCGCGAGGCGACGATCCGCGCCATGAGCGAGGTGACCGGCCCCATCATCTCGATCACGCTGGTGCTGATGGCGGTGTTCGTCCCGACCGCGTTCCTGGGCGGCATCTCGGGCCAGATGTACCGGCAGTTCGCGCTGACCATTGCGGCCACGGCCCTCATCAGCGCGTTGAACGCCCTCACGCTGAAGCCCGCCCAGTGCGCCGCGTGGCTGCGGCCGCACACCGGGCGGAACCTGTTCACCCGGGCGTTCGACTTCTTCTACCGGCCGCTCGAAGCGGCGTACTCGTGGTCCGTCCGTCAGCTCCTCAAGGTCTGGTGGGCGGTGC belongs to Gemmata obscuriglobus and includes:
- a CDS encoding malate dehydrogenase is translated as MSKVVRVAVTGAAGRVSSSLIVRLASGEVFGPETKVVLQLLEVPASVNPAALKNLEGAMYELQDCGFSTLKDVVITDDPNVAFNGCNYALLVGAAPRGPGEQRSDLIRKNGAIFVGQGQAIAKNAASDVRILVVGNPCNTNCLIAYSNGRDVPADRWHAMTRLDHNRAVSALAIKAGVTNDAVTCVTIWGNHSNTQYPDFTNAKIGGRPATEVITDRAWLENTFVPNTQERGKFIIDTTKVSSSFSAANGAIDHVKSLVTGTPAGDWTSAAIVSKGEYGVPAGLVFGYPCTTSGDGNWNVVEGLKLDAFGEAKFKKTLDELLKEQEVVKDLLPS
- the gap gene encoding type I glyceraldehyde-3-phosphate dehydrogenase, producing MAVKVGINGFGRIGRQVFRAAVEQGALGKDIEVVAVNDPMLPADNLAYLLKYDSTQGKFKADVSTKSSKGSGEHDTLVINGHEVRALALKAKPNELPWKEFGVEYVLESTGLWTKASDARGHLEAGAKKVVISAPATDEDITVVMGVNNDKYDPAKHNIVSNASCTTNCLAPLVHVLLKEGFGIEEGLMTTIHAYTATQKTVDGQGGKKDWRGGRAAAINIIPSSTGAAKAVALVCPEVKGKLTGMSFRVPTPTVSVVDLTVKTTKATSYEEICAAMKRASETYLKGVLVSTEDEVVSTDFIHDPASSVFDAKAGIGLNSNFFKLVSWYDNEWGYSNRCVDLMKFMAAKG
- the accD gene encoding acetyl-CoA carboxylase, carboxyltransferase subunit beta, with amino-acid sequence MSTERAKRGVPEGLWIKCTNCKTTVYKKEVVARHHVCPDCDHHFTMPARDRIAQLLDEGTFEEWDADIKPCDPLNFVDRIPYAQRLAEEQKKTGMLDGAVTGKGFIRGRGVVLGITDFAFMAGSMGSVVGEKLTRAAERATELKLPLIFVSGSGGGARMQEGILSLMQMAKISAALGRYDQAGGLYICILTNPTMGGVAASWALQGDITLAEPKAMIGFAGRRVISNTVRVELPENFQTSEFLLKHGFVDRIVHRKDLRTEVARIVDYCQIR
- a CDS encoding TetR/AcrR family transcriptional regulator, producing MLLENKTTGRYLSAMSEAHRRKKEPEHVRRAIIESAARLAVNDGFASLSMQAVASAAGVTKGGLLHHFPCKQAMVEAVFKEMMAALDRTIDEEMARDTNPRGSFTRAYVSALRKIEVGLLDERGIPISLSMLIDPALTRRWCDWIGDRLNRHAETDGGVDLEIVRLAADGLWLATMCKSPTSNNAEAVINRLIACTR
- a CDS encoding efflux RND transporter periplasmic adaptor subunit; protein product: MVNALRLYLGSNGFIVLAACLAALGCRGAPPAPPEPPPPVASVTQPIDFPVQSYYEYNGYLDSVESVQVRARVKGVLEEFRFTEGDEVKKGDLLYRIDPREYEAAELKAKSDISKAEADAANAKAQIRLTKAEVDRQQKTYNSGAGAVFDLDKAQANLAAAQAQLDVAAANREAGESALRTARLDLEYTQIKAPIDGRISRTLVTPGNLVGQNETTLLTTIVRMDELYVYYDAAERDLIEYQRTPSGAAPGAKGPATLPVEFGVATEKGFPHRGVIDFRENRVETSTGTVRIRGRVANPIVEPGRHRLLYPGLFARIRVPSGPLRTLPVIPEDALMTGQEGQFVYVLGEGNVVQKRSVTVVPQHVWKAESQQGPTWTLAAPVPPPGGAPSAGAAPGAGGPPPGAGGPPPGPVPVRSVVAVAKGLTRADRVLVTGLTKSRPGAPVTPEHRELQQPAPEAK
- a CDS encoding phosphoglycerate kinase, whose amino-acid sequence is MAKKTLDDLGDLKGKKVLVRVDFNVPLDKKTGAVKNDRRIRAALPTIKHLLDAGASVIAMSHLGRPEKATPEERANLTMDKVAAKFSELLGTPVKKAASEVVGAGVTAAVAAMKPGDVVLLENLRFDPREQKNDAEFAAAIASLADAYVNDAFGTCHNDKDASMVAVPAALKAAGKPRAVGLLVAKELEIIEGLMSAPKAPVLGIMGGAKVSDKIAFINVLLTKVDQLLIGGKMTYTFLKARGVDVGATRVGDEEVAAAGPLLKHVGTKIVLPVDYVVAKSDDLLQTQVCEGPIPAGFEGVDIGPKTIEAYKAAVKDAATVIWNGPLGWFEQAAFARGTQYIAEAMSASSGVTVVGGGETAEAAEQFGYADKMTHVSTGGGAFLAYVEGKKFQSLAQIDDRA